A single region of the Malus sylvestris chromosome 8, drMalSylv7.2, whole genome shotgun sequence genome encodes:
- the LOC126631374 gene encoding cysteine-rich receptor-like protein kinase 29, which produces MAPEYVMRGHFSVKSNVYSFGVLILEIITGQKNSSFRHSGNVEDLLSYAWKSWKEDTASNLIDPMLKSGSIPETMRCIHIGLLCVQQNIADRPTMAAVIHMLTSYSLDLPVPSQPAFFIVGSDVTAVQGLNQSRSSSIQQSVNEVSTTISK; this is translated from the exons ATGGCTCCTGAGTATGTAATGCGTGGGCACTTTTCTGTTAAGTCTAATGTGTATAGCTTCGGTGTGTTAATTTTGGAGATAATTACTGGACAGAAAAATAGTTCTTTCCGTCATAGTGGGAACGTGGAGGACCTTCTAAGCTAT GCATGGAAAAGTTGGAAGGAGGACACGGCTTCAAATTTAATAGATCCCATGTTGAAGAGTGGTTCAATACCAGAAACAATGAGATGCATCCACATAGGATTATTATGTGTGCAACAAAATATAGCTGATAGGCCAACCATGGCTGCTGTTATTCACATGCTTACTAGCTACTCTCTTGACCTTCCAGTACCTTCACAACCAGCATTTTTTATTGTTGGATCAGATGTGACTGCGGTCCAAGGGTTGAATCAATCTCGAAGTAGCTCTATCCAACAATCAGTAAATGAGGTTTCAACAACAATCAGTAAATGA